One Verrucomicrobiota bacterium JB022 genomic window, CACGCAGCTCCGCCGGGTTATTGCGCCAGGTGAAGTAGGTGTAGCCGTGGGTGTAGCCGGCCTTGCCCAGCCAATACTTGCGCTTGGGGCGGGTAAAGGCTTCGGCGAGGAAGATGACTTCCGGGTGCTGCGTCTTGATCTCCGTGACGCACCAGTTCCAGAAGGGGAACGACTTGGTGTGCGGGTTGTCGACGCGGAAGACCTTTACGCCACGCTCGATCCAGAATTCAAAGACGCTCTTCAGCTCTTCCCACAGGTTTTCCCAGTCCTCCGTCTCGAAGTTGAAGGGCAGGATGTCCTGATACTTCTTGGGCGGGTTTTCGGCGTACTGGACGGTGCCGTCGGGGCGCCACTTGAACCACTGCGGGTGCTCCTTCACGTAAGGGTGGTCGGGGGCGCACTGGAAGGCGATGTCCATCGCCAACTCCATGCCGTGCGCCTCCGCCTGCTCGCGGAAGAAGGCAAAGTCTTCAAACGTGCCCAGCTCGGGCAAGAGCGCCTTGTGGCCGCCTTCGGTCGAGCCGATGGCCCAGGGGCTGCCGACGTCTTCGGGGGTGGGGGTGAGGCTGTTGTTGCGGCCCTTGCGGAAGACGCGCCCGATGGGGTGGATGGGCGGCAGGTAGACGATGTCGAAGCCCAGGCGCGCCACTTCGGGCAGCAGGCGGGCGGCATCGCGGAAGGTGCCGTGCGTCACGCCATCGTGGGTGGCGGAGCGGGGGAAAAATTCGTACCAGGCGCTGCAGGCGGCCAGCTCGCGCTCTACCAGCAGGCGGCAGGGCTCGGCCAAGGTCGTTTCCAGCGCGCGGTTGGGGTAGCGCTCCATCAGGTGGTGCAGCTCGTCGCTGCGGGCAAGGCTGAGGCGCTGACCGAGGTCGCGCTCCTTGTCGCTCAGGAAGGTGCCCCAGCCCTGCAGGCGTTCCTTCTCTTCACCGATGGCGCGCAGGGCCGCCGCGATGACAAGTTCGCCACCGATCAGCAGCTCCACGTCGAGCTTCTGGCCGGAATCGGCCTTCTTGATAAAGCCTTCGCGCCAGCTGCCCCAGTGGTCGATCAGGCCGGCCACGGTGTATTCGTAGGCGCCGATCTCGCCGGGCGTCCAATGCGCGTCCCACTCGTCGTTGCCGAGGGGGCGCATGCGCTGCTCCTGCCAGTCGGTCGAGCCGAGGCGGCGGGTGCGGAGATAGACGCAGACGAGGTCGTGGCTGTCGGCGAAAACGTGGGCGTTAAAGTGGATCTGGTCTCCCAGCACGCGCTTGATGAAGAACTGGCCGCCGGGGATTCCGGGGCTGACTTGATCGACCAAGACGCGGCGTTGGGCGGGGGCTTTAAGCGAGGGTGCCATGTTGGGCAATGATCTGGGCGTAGAGCTGATGGGTTTGCTTGGCGATGGCCTGCCAGCTAAAGGTGTCGACCGCGCGGATCCGGCCCGCCTTGGCGAAGCGGTTGCGCAGGGCCTCGTCTTTCATCAGGCGGTTGATCTGGTGCGCGAGGTCTTTGGAAAACTCTTCGGGGTGGTAGGGCGTGAAGGGGCTTTCCTGGTGTTGCGCAACCGGCACGAGGAAGCCCGTCTCGTCGTGCACCACCACCTCGGGGATGCCGCCGACGCAGGAGCCGACCACCGGGGTCTCGCAGGCCATGGCTTCGAGGTTGATAATGCCGAAGGGCTCGTAGATCGAGGGGCAGCAGAAGACGCTGGCGCCTGAGTAGAGCTGGATCAGTGTCGGCTTGTCGACCTTCTCGGCGATCCAGTGGATGCCCGAGCGCTCCTTGGAGGCGGCGGCGACGGCCTGCTTCATCTCTTCGGCGATCTCCGGGGTGTCGGGCGCACCGGCGCAGAGCACCACCTGATAGCTCGGGTCCATGTGCTTGATCGCTTCGACGAGGTAGATGATGCCCTTTTGCCGGGTGATGCGGCCAACGAAGAGCAGGTAGGGCTGCTTCGGGTCGATCCCGTAGCGCTGCAGGGCCGAGGCGGCATCGACGGGGCGGTATTCCTCCGGGTCGATCCCGTTATAAATGATGTGGATACGGTTTTCCGGCACGTCGAAATGCTTCAACACGTCGGTCTTGGTGCCGTGGGAGACGGCGATGACGGCGTCGGCCATCTCCAGCGCAGTCTTTTCGACCCAGCAGCTGAAATCGTAACCGCCGCCGAGTTGCTCGCGCTTCCAGGGGCGCAGCGGCTCCAGCGAGTGCACCGTGACGACCAGCGGGATGCCGTAGCACAGCTTGGCCATGATGCCGCCCAGATGAGTATACCAGGTGTGGCAGTGCACCACGTCGGCGTCGATCTTCGTGGTGTTGAAGTCGAGGCAGCGCTGGGCGGCGCCGAAGAGGCCCTGCAGATTGGGCGGGCAGGTGTAGCCGGCCTTGCTGAAGTCGAAGCCGCGCACGCGCAATGCTCCCTGCTGGAGGTTTTGATCGCCAAAGGCGCGCACATCCACGTCCATCAGTTGGGCTAGCTGTTGGGAGAGGTATTCGACGTGCACCCCGGCTCCGCCGTAGGTGTAGGGAGGATACTCGTTCGTCAGGAGCAGGGTTTTCATCTGTCAGTCAAAAAGTAAGGGGAATCGCTAATAAACGGCCGGGCAGGGGGAGACGTTGTACAGGCACCGGCCTCGTCTAGCGGTTTAAGCGCGTGGTGGCTGCTTGTCGAGTCTTGATCCTGCGCGACTTAGGCGGCGGCGTTGGCGCTGCTGGGCGGGGGCGTGTGGGTGTCTTCCTCGTATTCGAGGCGGATGGAGAAAATCATCGAGAGGATGAGCAGGCCGGCGACCGTCAGCACCAGCACAAGGTTGCCCGCCACGTCGTGGATGTTGCCCAGGTCGATGCCGGCGAGGTGCACATGGTCGTGCAAGGCATCGGGGCCGTGCGTATAGGCCCAGATCGTGAGGAAAAGGCTGCGCAGGAGGTTGTTGAAAAACGCGAGAGCCATCGCGCTGGCCACGAGCGCCACCTTTTTCCACACCTCGTCGAAGAAGATCGCGGAGATGAAGGAGCCGGCGAAGAGACAGGCCATGAGCGAGCGGATGCCCGAGCAGGCTTCGGCCACGCCCACCTCGCCTTGCGGCAGCACCAGCACGCTGTGGCGCTGCTCGATCACAAAGCCGAGCGCGTTCATCACGTTGAAGACGACCGTCGCTACCTTCAGCATGAGGAAGGTCGAGACGGTGTGGTCGAGCGAGCCGAACATCGGCACCGACAGCAGCCAGATCAGCGCCGGGAAAATAAAGAAGCTGGCGAAAGTCAGCCGCAGCTTGCCGTTGAGGGGCTGGCCCTGCTTGTCTTCGCGCGCCAGGAGGAAGGCCGAGCCGAGCAGCATGCCCGCAAAGCCCAGCGAGTAAAAATTGGACGTCACCAGGTTGCGCCCTTCGAGCGCGTGGTAAAAGCCGCCCCAGATAAAGAGAAACGCGCCAAATGCCACCGCCGTGATCGCCAGCACGTTGGCGGCGGGGATCCAGCCCTCCAGCGGGCCGGAGCGCTTCTTCAGCCGTTCGAGGAACTTGCCGTGCTGCTTGCGCTGGGTCTTGGTCAACGTGCTTTCATCGGGCCGCTGCAGTAGCCATTGCATCCGCGTATAGCGCTCGTAGAGCACATAAAGCACGAAAAGCGGCACGAGGTAGCCAAACATATATTCGTCGTCGCGCTCCCACCACACTTGCTGATTGAGGATCATGATCACCATCAGGCCGGCCAGGATCAAGGCGGCGTAGCGGAGAGGCGGGGTGAGCGCGGGCAGGAATTTGGCAAGCATCGAAGGCATGAGCTTGCAGGGTATCGGCCCCGATACAAGCCGAAGCGAACGCGAGATGACGTTTGCAGGAACTTCTGCGTTTTTTCCTTGCGCGCTATGCCCAATCCGCATTTGATGCGTGTTTTTCCCATGAGCAACGAGCCCAGCGAAGCCCAGCAGAATTTCAAGAACCCGCAAGAGATCACCATCTTTGACGTGGAGCAAATGCAGCGCTATGTCACCGATACCGGTAAGATCCTGCCGCGCAAGTTCACCGGCCTGAACGCCCAGCAGCAACGCCACGTGACGAAGACGATCAAGCGTGCGCGTAACATGCTGTTGATGAAGTAGGCCTGCAAGCCGACTTTTTACGACAAAGCGCGGGAGCCGAAAAGGGTCCGCGCTTTTTTCGTGCCACTGCCCGATCCTCCGCTACGATCAGCCTCTTGCCATCATGCAACGATTTGAAGGTAACAACGCGTCCCTCGAGTTTCTGGCGGGGCGCCTGAAGGCGGGCGAAGTGGTCGCCCTGCCCACCGAAACGGTTTACGGCCTCGCAGCCAATGCGCTCAACCCGACCGCCTGCCGCCAGATCTTCGAGATCAAGGGCCGCCCGTTGATCGACCCGCTCATCGTGCATGTCGGCTCACAGAATGCCGCCCGCCGCCTGGCGGAGTGGCCGGAAAAGGCGCTGTTGCTGGCCGAACACTTCTGGCCAGGCCCGCTGACCCTCGTGTTGCCCAAGAAGAAGCTCGTGCCCGACCTCGTAACGGCGGGGCGCGATACGGTGGCACTCCGCCAGCCCGCGCACCCACTCGCCCTGCGCCTGCTCACGGGTTACGACCTGCAGCTCGCGGCCCCGAGTGCGAACCCCTTCGGTTACGTTTCGCCTACCACGCTGGACCACGTCGAGGCGTCGCTGGGCGAGCGCGTGGCTTGGGGCCTCGAAGGCGGGCCCTGTCAGGTGGGGGTCGAGTCCACCATTGTGGCGGTGACGAAAGCGGGCGAAGTCGGCCTGTTGCGCCCCGGAGGGGTCTCGGTCGAGGCGCTGGAGCAGGTCCTCGGGCAGCCGGTGAACGACCTCCGCCGCGCGGCTCCCGACCATGTGAAGGAAGGCCTCGCTGCCCCCGGCATGTTGGCCCGCCATTACAGCCCCAGCACGCCGCTTGCGCTCTTTGCGGGTGGAGAAACCCCGGCGGTGGGGGAGGGTGAGGCCATCGTCTGGCAAAAGCGACCCGCTTCCGGTCCTGCCATCGACGGGCAAACTTTCTGGTTGAGCGAAGACGGCAACCCGGCGGTCGTGGCGCGCGAATTGTTCGGCATGTTGCGCCGTCTCGACGAGCGGGGCTTCCCGCGCGTGTGGTTCGAGTTGGCCGAAGACAGCGGTCTCGGCCTTGCGATCAACGATCGGCTGGGCCGAGCGGCGGCCAAACGCTGAAGACGAGAGAGTCGACCCTCGTCCTCAACAGTGGTAGAAACTTCTTAGCGGCTGGCGCGGAGGCGCTTGCGCATGGCGACGGCTGCGAGGCCCAGGCCACCCGCCACCAGTGCGATCTGGGAAGGCTCGGGAATGGCGGCGCCTGGGATCGGCGTGGCGACTCCCGGTTGGTCCTCATAACCCCAGCTATAGACCGAGAGGGTGCTGTCGCTGGAGTAGGAGAACTCGAGCCAGCCATACTTGTAGGTATCGCTCGAGCCCTTGTCGCGGAATCCGTAGCCGAGGAAGAACACTTCGTCGGGCGTGTAATTGGCGAAATCGAAAGCGAGGTAAGGCGAATCCACCACTGCATTTTCGCTGCCGACGATGTCGCCGGGAGAGAGCAGGGTAGGCTGGTATTGGGTGTAGCAGCCCATGTTCACGCCTTCACCGACGAAAAGATACTCATGCTCGGAGTCATAGGTAGGCACGATACCACCGAATTCCAAATTCGGGCCTACACAGAATGGAAGACCGGGCGAAGTCGATGTGATGGGGCCGTAGTCGTTACCATCGACGTCTACGTAGTGCAGACCGCCGCCCCCTTCGACAGGGCCCTCGTAAGGGCTGGGGTTGGGCACAAATACCTGCACGGCGGCAGCGGCTTCGGTGCTCAGCAGGGCCATGGCTGCGGCGATACCGGCAGCGTTGGCAGGAGATCCAGAGACAGGACTAGCGAGGCGTTTTTTCATAATGCCGTTCAGGCTGGCTAATATAAAGAGTAACGCAACATCTTTCGGGGTGCGGCGAAGGATCGCCTGTCAGCCTTGGTTTTTACGCCGACCGCCTTGCCCGCTGGCTCGACGCTTAGGCGTGACAAGTGCAGTGGGGCTTTGTTACGCCTTAATGCCTCCCCTACACCCTCAGGACATGCTACGTTTCCCCCTTTTCCTTCTGCTGTGCCTCTGCGTGCATCTTGCCCAGGCGGCCCAGAGTGACGATGAATTGATTCTCGGCCACGTGCGCGAGCTGCTGAGCGCCTCCGGTCAGGCCGACAAGGTGAGCTACCGGATCGATGCGAGCCTCGAGAACCCCGAAGTCTTCCGGCTGGAGCGCAAGGGTGGGGCGGTAGAAGTCGTGGCAGGCGGTGCCCCCGGCGTCTTCTACGGCGCGCAGGAGACCGTTTTGCCCCATAGCGTAGTGGAAGCCGAGGGCGCGCCCGACTTCGATATCCGGGGCTCGGTGCTGATGATGCTCAGCGCGAGCTGGGCCTACCAGTCCGACCTCAGCCCGGAGACCTACCCGTGGTTCTTCGACCGCGAGCTGATGACGCGCTACCTCGACTACATCGCCTCGGCCCGCATCAACACCCTCATCGTGTGGTCGGGCCACCTCTTCCCGCACATCCTCGAGCTGCCCGGCTATCCCGACGCCTCGCAATTTTCGGACGAGGAGATCCGCCGCAACCAGGAGCAGTTCCGCTGGCTGGCGACGGAAGCCGCCAAGCGCAACATCTCCGTGCTCACCCACTTTTACAACATCCACATCAGCGAGCACATGGCCGAGGCCATGCACCGCGAGCCGACCGAAGGCGACGACCCGACGCGCTATCAGGTGCCCGACCAGTTCGTCAGCGACTATTATTACACCATCCTCAGCCGCTACTTCGAGGAGTTCCCGCACGTGGGCCTCTACGTCTGCCCTGGCGAATCGCTCAAGCTGGAACACCAGGAAGCATGGTTCCGCGACGTGATCTTCAAGGCGGCCCAGGACAGCGGCAAAGACCCTCTCCTCATCATCCGCGACTGGACGCTCGACGACGACTTCAAGGCCGCACTGCCCGGCATGTATGACAACCTTTACTCGGAGTTGAAGCACAACGACGAGACGATCACCAGCCCCTGGCCCGACGTGCGCCACGAGGAGTGGAAGGGCTTCCTCAAGGGCCACATCGTGAACCTGCACGACCCGGCCGACACCACGCCCTACCGCGTGGGCAGCCCCCGCCTGATCGGCGAGATGGTGCGCCACTGGGACGAGGCCGGCTGGTTCAAGGGCGCCTGGTTTTACCCGCCCCAGTGCTGGATCTGGCCCGATACGCTCGACATCACCGAAGACGGCGAGCCGCTGGTCAACTTCGACCGCGACGAGCTCTGGCACCTGCTGGAAGGCCGCCACCTCTGGCAGGCCGGTCGCGAAATCGAGGCCGACCACCAGTGGGCCAGCGCCTGGCTCGGTCGCAAGTTCGACAACCCCCAAGTCGGCCCGCTGCTGACGGACTGGTACGACCTGACCGGCCCGATCCTGCCCGGCCTGCAAAACCTGACCGCCACCCGCTTCGGCAACTTTTTCCCCGCCGCTATCGCCACGGTGCAGGCCAACGTCGACGACATCCTGACCTACCGCGTGCGCCTCGACGACCCCCGGCCCGAAGGCCCGACCGGCTACACCCACCAGCGCTATTACTCGCAGCCGGTGGATGAGTATACGATCGAGCAATACAGCGAGCGCCACCAGCCCGGCGAGCTGAAGGACCTGCGCAGCCTGCCCGTGGCCCAACTCGGCGTCGAGCTGGCGGCCGGTCGCGACGGCAGCGGCTATCTGCGCCCCGACTACCTGCTGCAGACCTACCTCGCGATGGCCAAGGAAGCCCTCGCCAAGGCCGAAGCCGCCGCCGCGCTGCCCAGCAACGACCCGGCCGAGCTGCAACGCTTTGTGCAAGACAGCCGCTGCCTCGTCCTCACGGTCGAATACTACCAGTTGAAAGTCGATGCCGCGCTGGAAAAGCGCATGTATCAGCTCACCGGCCGAAAAGCGCGCCTGGAGACCTTCGAGCAGTTGATGGAAGACTCGGTGGCCAAATACGAGGAGCTGATTGACTACGCCCGCCAGTATTACACCGGCGGC contains:
- a CDS encoding alpha-1,4-glucan--maltose-1-phosphate maltosyltransferase; translated protein: MAPSLKAPAQRRVLVDQVSPGIPGGQFFIKRVLGDQIHFNAHVFADSHDLVCVYLRTRRLGSTDWQEQRMRPLGNDEWDAHWTPGEIGAYEYTVAGLIDHWGSWREGFIKKADSGQKLDVELLIGGELVIAAALRAIGEEKERLQGWGTFLSDKERDLGQRLSLARSDELHHLMERYPNRALETTLAEPCRLLVERELAACSAWYEFFPRSATHDGVTHGTFRDAARLLPEVARLGFDIVYLPPIHPIGRVFRKGRNNSLTPTPEDVGSPWAIGSTEGGHKALLPELGTFEDFAFFREQAEAHGMELAMDIAFQCAPDHPYVKEHPQWFKWRPDGTVQYAENPPKKYQDILPFNFETEDWENLWEELKSVFEFWIERGVKVFRVDNPHTKSFPFWNWCVTEIKTQHPEVIFLAEAFTRPKRKYWLGKAGYTHGYTYFTWRNNPAELREYVEELTQTPVRDYFWPNFWPNTPDILHEDLQQGNRATFLGRYILAATLSSNHGIYGPAYELMDKEPFPGKEEYNHNEKYQLKDWKWDQPGNLKEEIRRVNNLRREHAALRRTANITFVETDNPQFLAYLKQNFDRSSRILVVVNMDWHWTQQGFIELPLEAMGIDANREFGVRDLNDPTQPVYSWKGRKAFIKLDPQKNPAHIFEVLI
- the glgA gene encoding glycogen synthase, which encodes MKTLLLTNEYPPYTYGGAGVHVEYLSQQLAQLMDVDVRAFGDQNLQQGALRVRGFDFSKAGYTCPPNLQGLFGAAQRCLDFNTTKIDADVVHCHTWYTHLGGIMAKLCYGIPLVVTVHSLEPLRPWKREQLGGGYDFSCWVEKTALEMADAVIAVSHGTKTDVLKHFDVPENRIHIIYNGIDPEEYRPVDAASALQRYGIDPKQPYLLFVGRITRQKGIIYLVEAIKHMDPSYQVVLCAGAPDTPEIAEEMKQAVAAASKERSGIHWIAEKVDKPTLIQLYSGASVFCCPSIYEPFGIINLEAMACETPVVGSCVGGIPEVVVHDETGFLVPVAQHQESPFTPYHPEEFSKDLAHQINRLMKDEALRNRFAKAGRIRAVDTFSWQAIAKQTHQLYAQIIAQHGTLA
- a CDS encoding exosortase/archaeosortase family protein; protein product: MPSMLAKFLPALTPPLRYAALILAGLMVIMILNQQVWWERDDEYMFGYLVPLFVLYVLYERYTRMQWLLQRPDESTLTKTQRKQHGKFLERLKKRSGPLEGWIPAANVLAITAVAFGAFLFIWGGFYHALEGRNLVTSNFYSLGFAGMLLGSAFLLAREDKQGQPLNGKLRLTFASFFIFPALIWLLSVPMFGSLDHTVSTFLMLKVATVVFNVMNALGFVIEQRHSVLVLPQGEVGVAEACSGIRSLMACLFAGSFISAIFFDEVWKKVALVASAMALAFFNNLLRSLFLTIWAYTHGPDALHDHVHLAGIDLGNIHDVAGNLVLVLTVAGLLILSMIFSIRLEYEEDTHTPPPSSANAAA
- the rpsR gene encoding 30S ribosomal protein S18 gives rise to the protein MSNEPSEAQQNFKNPQEITIFDVEQMQRYVTDTGKILPRKFTGLNAQQQRHVTKTIKRARNMLLMK
- a CDS encoding L-threonylcarbamoyladenylate synthase, with translation MQRFEGNNASLEFLAGRLKAGEVVALPTETVYGLAANALNPTACRQIFEIKGRPLIDPLIVHVGSQNAARRLAEWPEKALLLAEHFWPGPLTLVLPKKKLVPDLVTAGRDTVALRQPAHPLALRLLTGYDLQLAAPSANPFGYVSPTTLDHVEASLGERVAWGLEGGPCQVGVESTIVAVTKAGEVGLLRPGGVSVEALEQVLGQPVNDLRRAAPDHVKEGLAAPGMLARHYSPSTPLALFAGGETPAVGEGEAIVWQKRPASGPAIDGQTFWLSEDGNPAVVARELFGMLRRLDERGFPRVWFELAEDSGLGLAINDRLGRAAAKR
- a CDS encoding PEP-CTERM sorting domain-containing protein (PEP-CTERM proteins occur, often in large numbers, in the proteomes of bacteria that also encode an exosortase, a predicted intramembrane cysteine proteinase. The presence of a PEP-CTERM domain at a protein's C-terminus predicts cleavage within the sorting domain, followed by covalent anchoring to some some component of the (usually Gram-negative) cell surface. Many PEP-CTERM proteins exhibit an unusual sequence composition that includes large numbers of potential glycosylation sites. Expression of one such protein has been shown restore the ability of a bacterium to form floc, a type of biofilm.), with the protein product MKKRLASPVSGSPANAAGIAAAMALLSTEAAAAVQVFVPNPSPYEGPVEGGGGLHYVDVDGNDYGPITSTSPGLPFCVGPNLEFGGIVPTYDSEHEYLFVGEGVNMGCYTQYQPTLLSPGDIVGSENAVVDSPYLAFDFANYTPDEVFFLGYGFRDKGSSDTYKYGWLEFSYSSDSTLSVYSWGYEDQPGVATPIPGAAIPEPSQIALVAGGLGLAAVAMRKRLRASR